One Armatimonadota bacterium genomic window, TCATCATCGGCTTTGCGCTGATGCTCACGCAGTCAAAGGGCGGGTTGCTCGCGCTTGGCGCTGGGCTCGTGGCGCTGGCGTTGGCCTTCTTGTCTTGGGTTCGGATTGGCGATTCGAAAGCCCAGGCCCTGCGGTGTCTTGGGGCGCTTGCCGCCCTGGCCGCGATCGTGTTGGCGCTAAAGTTCGCGCCCACTCAAGGCCCGGAGCCCGACAAAGGGGGCGGCGTGGGCTTTATGAGCCGCGTTTCGAACTCTTCCGGCACTTCCGAGCAATCCGCCGGTTTCCGGACCCTGCTGTGGAAGTCCTCGCTGGACCTCATCAAGCAGAACCCGATCGGCAACGGGATCAGCACCTTTCGCTTCTATTCCACCAGGCCTGGGCGTGTGAGCCAGACTCATCTGGCCCACCAGTCGTACCTGCAGCTCGCCTCTGAGGCCGGAGCGTTCGCCGCCCTCGCGCTGGTTGCGTTTGGCTTTGTGTTCATTCGGGAGTGTTTTCGGGGCGCCCGCAAGCTCCCACCGGAACGCAACCTCCTGCGCGCCGGATGTTTCGCGGCGTTTGTGGCGGCGGCCGTCCATAACGCAGTCGACAGCGACCTTTACTTCTTTGGGTCAGGGATGGCCCTCTTCGTGGTGATGGGGCTCGGGGCGATCTTGGCCGCCGACGCGCTGACGCCCGAGCAAGCGCCGGCCAGCGGGCGCTATCCGGTCGCCATCGTCCCGATCCTCGCCACGCTGTTCCTCCTTTGGGCCGGCAAGGTGGAGCTTGCCAAGGGCCAGGTGGTCTACGCGATGGCCACAGGCGACTTCGACCAAGCCGTACAGGGGGTCAAGGACCTTGCCGGCAGCAGCTTCGGCGACGCGGAAGCCGCCTTCCTGGAGGCCAGAGTTTCCCAGGGCCAGACGCGAATTTCAGCACTGGAACGCGCTGTCCAGCTCGGGCCCACGCCCCGCCACTACCGCGCGCTCGCCGATGAGAAGCTGGCCAACGGCGACGTCACCGGCGCCAAGACCGCCCTTGAGAACGCGCTGAACTGGGACCCAAACAACCTGCCCGCGCTCCTGCGGCTCATGAACCTGCTATCTTCGGCGGAGCGCCTCGACGAAGCCAAGCAGGTCGCCAGGCGCCTCATCGCCACCGAGGCCTCCACCGCGTTCAGCGTGAGAGCGATCCCCGAACTCATGCCCACCGAGACCCTGCTGGCCAGGGTGTTTCTGGCTGAATCGGCCCAAGGCTCCGAGAAAGAGAACCTGCTCCGAAAGGCCGTTGACGGGTTCAACGCTTACAGGTCGGTCACGGCGGCCTACATCCAGTCCCTCACCAAGGACTCGCCGGACCTTCAGATAGGGGGCGTCGGGCGCAAAGAGGTGGCTGCGACGATGGCGATCGCGGCGAAGGCCGCCAAAGAGCTGGCGGCTTACTACCGAGCCTCGGGAGACTTGCGACGGTCTGACGCGGCGCTGTCGGATGCGGCGGGATTCGAAGAGGCCGCCGCGGGTTTCGGAGGCTGAGTCAGGTAGAGCTTCACCAAGTCGCGAGCAATGGGCGCAGCCACCGTGCTTCCATGTCCGGCGGCCTCCACCAAGACGGCGATCGCGATCTTCGGATTC contains:
- a CDS encoding O-antigen ligase family protein, which produces MSARKPGAPYATAEAAAASRWPLGLLAAGCFLLPVLGGRITVEAQPYGGGFGALLASLWEGSEAPSLAHALIALCFALSCALTLIRSKVVQTPANRLALPLAFLTLAVVASVALSSFKWTSLVAAAEWVMYPFGFLAAILSAGRGRGPLLAIAALVAGCFLVATMGVMDYWQMRAIDPSWRIFANWTNPNALAGMLVIGFFLALGLTMVQDRINALAAGGAAVIIGFALMLTQSKGGLLALGAGLVALALAFLSWVRIGDSKAQALRCLGALAALAAIVLALKFAPTQGPEPDKGGGVGFMSRVSNSSGTSEQSAGFRTLLWKSSLDLIKQNPIGNGISTFRFYSTRPGRVSQTHLAHQSYLQLASEAGAFAALALVAFGFVFIRECFRGARKLPPERNLLRAGCFAAFVAAAVHNAVDSDLYFFGSGMALFVVMGLGAILAADALTPEQAPASGRYPVAIVPILATLFLLWAGKVELAKGQVVYAMATGDFDQAVQGVKDLAGSSFGDAEAAFLEARVSQGQTRISALERAVQLGPTPRHYRALADEKLANGDVTGAKTALENALNWDPNNLPALLRLMNLLSSAERLDEAKQVARRLIATEASTAFSVRAIPELMPTETLLARVFLAESAQGSEKENLLRKAVDGFNAYRSVTAAYIQSLTKDSPDLQIGGVGRKEVAATMAIAAKAAKELAAYYRASGDLRRSDAALSDAAGFEEAAAGFGG